The sequence cttgatattggaATCTTTAAGCTGCTGGATAAGACATATTTTAATAAGCTAGAAGCACTActattgtagtggggattccggtacctcattgGGAtaaaggttgttccggtccgaggcgcaaacaacccaaagctactattcttgagctatataaaccacctgtagcccctgcatcttgcttattaccttcacgcaccattgctcttttctacacactcgttCCTTACTACTAGTtcggttattagttagagaatatgaagatttcttgttcatgaaacttgctactgttcctcattagagctgcctgtgttagtacagggctctttagtaccATTACTCCTTATGAGCTTAGGCGTCCGTTAGGACATACttatctctacacttactactcgaccatacccttactatgttgtgatttttcacctttcttgcgctctcaccatatcaaccaactcgcctaccttgacgaggcatcccatcgtacccTGCTCcactatatcaagaaataagctatattcaaatgacaaaaagagatttctgaagACTATTTAATATAGCTTgaaagaagactttaacagttgaaaatatacttgctaaCTTTGTAAAGACTGGAATtaattctctgaattctTAATATTAACTATATtaatttgaaactgctcaagctTCTATACTGtcagttaaatcttctatttctagcAATATACACCAGCTCTGATAAGAGATTAAGAGTATATATCTTTAATACAGTCTAAATTTGCAGAGTATTGAATAACTTATTCAAGCCAGTAAGTAATTTACTCTTTGTAATAAACTACTGAAATATAAGAATCAGTGgctaagattaactctagtaataaagaagcaatacTGCAAGCAAGACAAGTCTCTAAATCtacttaataaagataattctagtcaagtACAGTTCTGGTCTTcaacaaaagttcttaagataCATAAGTATCTGAATAaaatagagactgaaaaagctgataaaattgctTAAATACAAGAGATAAAACTTCAATAAAAGCTTCAAAAAAAGCAGACTGCTagaaatattaaaaaaagataaattaaataaaagaatatctataaaAAGATCTAGAAGTAataagagactgaaaaaattaaatatactagataaagagagatataatatattgcttatgagaagaaaaagactttacaactagcagagaagaaaaaacagataattaaatatactaataAACACTAACAGTCAGAGCTTCAAGTACTAGCTTTAAAGTACTGTTGAAAGAACTCCTCTACTAAAGAGTCTTATTGCAGAGAGTCTATACaatcttttaaaagagaaagtaagagctctacaagcatctCTAGCAAGATATTAGACTCTCTAGccaagaaatctactgttgacatttctttgaattcttttctatATACCCcccaaatctcttgctctggctgtaatattaggctgtccacctgtttattttcctaactatactaatttctatgctttaaagaatacatttatttaatatttaatagctatttaataataaagatctggttgttgagatatttaataaattcgttgcatggagcatttggcgaaatttggcttgtttagtggtgaactaccttaagCCAAGAAATCATATGGCAGCGATATAACGGCGCTCGAAGATCAAAATTCAGTGCTGACGGAGAAGAGTATGACGCGGATTTCGAGAGGCTAAACGTTGGCAAGCGCTATATGAGGGTCAAGAACAAGAAGGATAGGCTTTGGACAGAGATAACGAAGGATTTGGTTGCCAAAAAGGCAATTGAGAAGGCAGGCTATGACTACGAAGAGACGGAAGATATCTACTACGTCTTTTCTTATTTACGATATGTAGGTTTCAAGACAATCCGTCCATTTTATTAATGATATTAGCTTCAATGATTTGGTCTATCCATACTAACGACCCATAGGATGATGTTGCCCACCTTGTTCGAATCTCAGAAGATTGTAGACGTGCTCAGCGTGAACGGATTCGAGATTTCCAAACCGAGCGTGCTGTGAAATCTCAACCACCAGCTCTCCCGGCCACCACTCAACATCCGACAACAGTGCTGGTGGATCGAACAACAAGGGAAGTAGAGGAGGAATTCTACTCGGACGATGACGTGATAACCGGGCCTGGTCGGAGAGGTTACCGGGGCCGTAAGTGGTGAACCGGTATGTTCTTGCAAGGACATATTGCCCATTCTCCGTATATAGGaccgtatgtatgtactacAAATGGGCGGCTATGTTTCGATCTTCTGCGACCATCTGCTCCCGATGAGGGAGGTTGGATTATGACGACTTCGCAACTCTTTTCGCATATTTGGTTGTCACACACTTGCTGCTTGTTATGTGATACTTTTCAGGCTTTACGTCGGATGATTCACTTAATATTCTTTGGCGCCATGATACCTTCTGGCCTTCCTATATATGACATTACCTGTGATAAAGTCAATTTTACTCCAGCTGCATGTTAGTTAACTAGGGAATGGTATAAGGTTTGGACTCTTCATCACTAATTCCTGCTGCTTACTTTCATGCTTGATGATGCCCAAGAAGGTTCGTGTGGGACAAGTTCGGGCCGCAGAGCCCGATAACTAGGTATCGCCGCAACGGCGGGTGCTCGACCTCCCACTAAGGGGGACGGAGGAGTTCTCCGACGAGTAACTTAATGAtggaagtacggagtacagaagaTCCAAATGGAGAAGCACTATAGAGTAGAGTCGATGAAAACCCAATCTATGCATACGGCAGATCGGCATTCCTCGGGCTGCTGAGTTCAACTTTCAACAGTTGGACAGCCGATTGATCCTGAGTGACTAGCGGGTTTGTCAACGCTGCAGGGCATGACTAATGCAGACATCTGCACTGTCTGCAGGATACGAGAGCCGAACAATGCTCGACAAGATAAGCCAAAACGCCGCTTGCACATTGAAACCGCTGCAGAACTGAAGCGCACCGGCTGCCAGGACGAAAGAACAGCTGTTGTCAGTGTAAAATGGCCCATATCGGAGATATGGCTACTTCCAAACGAACTGTCACGTCATGCCTCAGATGTCGCCGGCGAAAAATCCGCTGCGGGCGTGAAAGGCCCCATTGCCAGAACTGTATCCGCTACGGATACGAATGTGAATACCTCAATTCAGTCGCTGGCGCATCAGGCTACAGCACGCTTGATAAAAGTCCAGCTAACTCGTCACAATCCCTTCAGGGCCATGATGAGCTTCGAAATAGAGTCAGCCAATTGGAGTCGTTAGTCTCCAAGCTGGTGGCCCATTGCGGCGGCCTGGCTGCCGTTTCTTCTACTAATACTCCACCAGAATCCGAGACGCTTCCATCGGGTTCAAGAGATGTGTCCGAAGGCGTCATTTCGGACTTGGGAGACTTGCTCATCATAGATAGCGAACCCAGGCACATGGTGGGTTCCTATTGGAGAAAATTGGCAGCTCAGGTAAGACCAGTCTCTTCTCAGAATTATCACACCAATGTGCTAAACTAAAGAAAAGCATAGGGACTTGGAACTTCATTTAGAAGGCCATGACCAAGATGACGGTGTCGATGCAACGTGCGAAACCACGACCCCCGGGTTAACTCCgtctttcttgtttgcaCCGCCAGATCCAAACTTCCAACCACGCGATTGCCTTCCGGAATTTCAAGGAGCAGAGAGGTTGTACGCAATTTTTCGCAGTCGAGTTGACCCCATCACTCGTATAATCCATAAACCTACGTTTGAGACGGATATGAGGGCGTATTACTTCAATCCCGCAAAACTCGGAACATCCCCCAGTGAATCTCAACAAGAAGATTGGAAGAATACCAGGACAGCAGCTGCATTTGAGGCCCTTCTCTTCGCAGTGTTTTATGGTGCTCTGAACAGTCTATCGGAGGAAGAATTCTTGCAGTTTTCCCAAGTCAATAACTATGTTGGGGACTTGAATGACGATGTTCTCCGGTCAATAGTTCAGGACGAAAGGCAGACGAAACATTCATACTTGCGAATATTCTCTTTTGCATTGGAACAAAGTCTCTTGAGATCTCAAATCCTCGAGAAGCCGACTCTTAACTCAGTCACAGCGTGTTGCTTGTTTCTGGTAAGCTTCGACGCGCTAAAAATGTCTAGAAGTGGCTCATTAACCCAATATGTATAGTTTGTAAGCTGCGCGGAAGCCGATGTCCCGTCCCTATACGCTCTCACTGGTGTTCTCATGAGGGTTTCGCGCACCCTTGCACTCCACATGGATCCTGAAGCATTGGTTCTTATAGCAGGGAAAAACAGACGGCAAGGAAATCATACCCCGGCCATTATGGGGCCTATTGATGTTGAGAGGCGCCGACGGCTTTGGCATCTAATTTTGCAGTATGTCAATTGCTTCACAGCCAGTTTATGCCATCCTTCCCATTGACTCGATAAAGTCTAGATTTGATGGTTAGCGAAGCACATGGTGTCGATCCGGAACCACTTCCTCTAGAATCTTGGCCAAAAAACGTCGGGACTGCCTTGCCGACAAATCTTGATGACACGGAGATTTTTGCAGGGAACGCTTTGTTGGATCAAAGTCCCGAATTAGCTGAAGACCGTGGACGAGTGACTGAAATGACTATGCAGCTTGTTCGCTTCAATACGTCATTATGCCTCCGACGTCTGACCTCTCTAAAGGTGGAAGATATCCGGGCAGAAAGCAAAGATGCGCAGAGCACCGTTGCCCCTCGCATGGAAGCCATTATTGAAGAGATGGTGCAGCGCAATGAGAAATCCCATCTACGCTATTGCATTAAAGATGAAGGATTCCAAAAATACACACTGGTGCTTGGAAAATTAACTGAATACAAAGTTCGGCTCTTATTCTATCACCGATTCCTGAAAGAAACCGAACCATCAAGGGACGATCGTTCCTGGAATTCAGCGCGCCAACAGTAAGCAGATATCCGTTTGAACGCTCTTCCAAAGGAATTCTAATTAGAATATTTTAGGGCCATGAGTTCGGCAGTTAATCTGATTAATATGTACCAAACTGCCCTCGCTGATCCCCTTGTCCACCAGTTCGAGTGGCATACGCGCAGGCATTCGCAATTCCATGCTATGCTGCATATCCTCAATGAACTCTCGACTACTGACATTGCACAGCTTGACACTGAGACCCAAACATTGTGCATGCAGGCATGGGCTGCAATTGATAACGTCGCAATGGAACCAGCTCGCCCCTCCAAAAGTGGCACCGTTGAGGAAAAGCTTTGGACATTCCTACAGTGTCTAAGAACTCGAGTTCGAGCCCGCCTATCTATTGGCACGGTGTTCGACAACAACGCTATGCCTGAGTCTTTGTCGATTCCCGACTTGGACATGACAAATGCATTCAATGCTTTGTCAGCATATCAAAACATGGATTTCGGAAGTAGCatggattttcttgatatttttTAAGGCAATCCCCAAATTGCCACCCTTGATCTTAATACCATCAACTATATGATTATCATACATTAACTACGGAGTGGAGATGTCCTGACTTAATCCCAGTTTCTTGATGTATTTCAGTGCTGAGGGATGCTATAAATTCCTAATAGAAGCCTCACTGATACATTCACTTAGATCCACTCCTTCGCAGCTGAAATGAGACCACATCATCTGGCGTACGAGTGAACCTATCTTTTCTCAGCTTGGTCTCGTCGGTTCCCGCGCTAAGCGTGAACTCTTCCAGTGTTGCGACTAGAAGAAGCTTAATGATTATGTTGGCAAAGTTCTTGCCTAAACACTTCCGGGGTCCCATGCCATAGCCGTGGAGACTGTACCGCGCTGCGACTGCTGAAATCGAGTCCCAGCGTCCAGGACGGAATTCGCTACCGTCCGGTTGCCACACGGGTGAATCTTTGTTCAGTCGTTGAAGATCTAACACAACAGCGGTTCCGGCGGGAATTAGATAGCCCCCAATTCGCTTATCTATAGCCGTAAGCTCGGGGAGGGAGTACCCTGTTGTACGCTGTGAGCCCTTTTtggaacttttgttccaaGATTATCTCCAAAGTTTATAACTTACATGTTGGGGGGTTATTTCGGAGTACTTCCAAGTATGTCTTGTGAAGTATCGTATCTTCTTTTCGCGTATACTCAGCAATCTCTGCGGCACTTTTGCCGACAGTCAATATCTCGGAACGAAGGGACTCTTGGACCTCCAAATTTTTCGCAACGCTGATCAATGCGTAGCCCATCATGGCCGAGGTCACATCAATATTTGTGAAAAGGATTTCGTCCAATGATTGCATATACTGTCCGGTCCGAGGTGTCAGTACTTTCACAGTTTGCAGGTTGTGCATAACTTACTGTGTCCAATGTGAGCTCCCCAGCTTCCACTCCTTGATACATAACTTCAGCAGGACAAGATTTCCCGGTCTTTATTTGAAATAATTTGTTAGAACCATTCTTACAATCATACGAGAATGaattgctttcttttcttttcttttttgttttttacCTTTCTTGCCTCCATGATAGTCTTGAGGTTGAGGGTTTCCCATTCTTGTTCATACTCACTCAACAGAGAGTTTGCTTCTGTTGGCAGCCAGCGGTAAAAGCTCTTTGTTGGCCATTTGCTAAAGAAGGCGATATTTGTGACTTTTTCATGCAATGCATTCAATGCCCATAATTTTCAAACATCTATAGGAAGAGATGTATTAGCTGCGTGATGACTGGGAGCAGAACAAGCGTCAGCAAAGAGGCGAACCTACATCTTCAGTGAGCATATCTTTGTACAGTGCCAATGCAATCATCCGGAACGGAAGCTGACGACAAGTTGAAACAGCATCAAAATCGAAACCATTTCTCGTTTTTGAAGTAACCATGGGATCATCGGCTAGGTTTTGAGCCCAGTTGAGAATCATCTCACGACAATTTGAGAGCATCGATGCCGCCGTGGGGAAGGAGAAATGGGGTTCCAGATGGTGCCGAGCAGTCCTCCACTTCTCTCCGCTCTTTACACCGACACAGCTACCCAATGTCCTAAAGTCCACAGTTGTTAATGACCATTACCTCTAACAACAAGGCTCCGTGGACACCGAGGATTTCCCTACCGTACAAAATAGTCCCCCAAGTTGCAATCAGACCGCTTCATATGGTCTATTTACCAGTTGTCGCTGTTAGCAGATGTTTTCCTCCAAATAGGACAGGGACAAATATACCCGTTTTATCTTTAGCAAGAAAATCTGTAACCTGCTCTGGGGTTGAGATAACTAGCTCCATCCTCCTTCCATTCTTCACCATAAATGGGTCCTGTCCGAACTTGACGGAACCCTCTTCGGACATATCTTTGCTGCAATGTGAAACATAAAAGTGTCAGCTACCCTAGATTCACTCCGACTGGGACTTTCGGATGCTCGATATATGCTTACCCATTGAGGAACCTGCGAAATCTCGTGTCCCCAGCCATCAGCTGGAGTTTCTTACCTTCATTATTCTTGAAGTAGATTGAATGGTTGGGGATCTTCGGTGCTTGCGCATTCAATATGAAAAAGGCACTGGCCACTAGCACGATCAACGCTGCAATTAAGCTGTGTTGTCCTTGGAGGAATGGATGGAGAAGGACGAATTCAATGGACGAGACCAACGGTCCGCCGTGTGTCACTGCTGTCCCATTCAGACAAATTTTGACTGGCTATGGAAGCTAAAGATGTATTTGAGGTCGAAATAGCTATAGGGGCAGGTGTTTATAAATACAACTTAGGCGAGGGCCCGTCTGAGAGTTTCAAGGCCGCACATGTCCGTACGTCCGCATGTCGGCCGCGATGTCGAATTTTTGCATCGCCATCCGCGTCACTTGTAATATGAATCACGGTATTTCTTCCGTCCCATACATTCTCGACCCGATCAGCTGCGGTTGGCCCGCTTTTCTAGCATCATCTAATCACCCAGTAACAAGCTCTCACCAGGAGCTTCCTCATGGACCGTGTTTTCCCACGCCCTTGAGCTTCAAAGTACGAAGTGGCAGACGGAATTGACTGATTCTATCCCTGCACTATTCTTTTGTGTGACGGCCTCCTGCTAATGCGTAATACGTTTCCTATAACACATATCATAAGAGTTActaaagatatatatttagAGATCAATTTCGGCGAATATACAGAGTCTGCCCAATTCCCTGTCTTATGCAGCTCGGCCGAAGCGGAGCGAGAGCGGCCGGTCACCCAGCCGCTCAGCTTATGTGCCCTAGATTCATTCACAAGGTCGTGTTTTTGAAGATCAGCAACTTGAACTcctccgtacggagtgcaTCTAAACATACAACGCGTGCAAGGAAAACGAAGCAACCCATAAATCTCCACCCCCAGATCCACTGGCGCTATTCAAAGCCAATAGTAGGGCCCCAAAAAATGTATCACTCGCTCAACCCTGTAAACGCGGAATAGGGGAGCTACACAGAAATGCACCGGGCATCCACGCTAGAAAAGGTTGCGGCTGTCGATCCTATGCAGAAGCTTCCTGCTGGAAAATTCGAGAGCTGGAATACCAACACCATGTAACTCTACGACTCCGTATGTTAAGCCTAGCTTAGTTAAACCCGGTAGGGTCCAATCTTGGTACCTTTAACCCGTGGCTACTCCGCACTCTGACATTGGAAATTGGCGCGCTGTGGCTCTCGTAAAGGGCCTAAGGAGGATCCGTAAGCTTCGTATCCCAAACGAAAGCACATCACGAATTTGGAGCAAAAGACGACGACAAGCTCAGGCATGAAGCTTGATTTAACGGTGGCTTCCTAGGCGCAAACTTAAGAGTACTTAAGTAACTGTTGCTGTTGCAGACATGACAACCGTTGGCCAATGTTGCCCTGAAATCTTCGCCTTCAAAACTCCACCATGGCAACAGCACTCTTTCCCGTTGGAAAACATAGCAGACTCACCACGGTCACCAACCACAAGGCTTGTTATGTTCCGAGTCTCCTTGCCGACATGGTGTGCGCGGCCTCGGATGCAAGAGACGCACTGGATTTGTTCCTTTCTCTCTATAATGATGACGACGGAAATGTGTCCACCACGGGATATATGGCTTTCGACGCGCATGTGGGAGACACTTCATGCCAACTCCGTGCTTCCATGATCATGATGCTCCTGCAACACCTTCGCAAGGAGCCCACGAACTCATTGTTTCGAACGATGGTGTCACTATTAATCGGACAACTCGAGGACCTCATAAAAATGGCGAAAAACACGTGCCGCAGGCTGACGAAAGTTGGCGAGAGCCCTGAATCTTTAGGATTAAGCAAGAGTGGGGAGAGTCGTCAATCGCTTTTGGAGAAATTGGGTTGGCAAGAGCCGGTGATGTTAGGGCAGGACGGATTCAGCTCGTACATCGCTGAGTTATCCCAAGTTTCGAGAAAACCAACGCCGTTAGTCGGACACGAGAGCCCTCAGATTTCGTGGCAGTTTCGCCGGCACAATGTCACAATCGGTGTCACCATATCTATGCCAGGACAAAAATGTCCGCCATACCGTTCAAAAAGCCGTCCCATTGCGGAAAAGATGACACCCGGCTCCCCCGAAAACTGGGATCCTTCGAACTTCTCCCAGGTGGTACGCCTGATCGTTTACAGCTATATGCTGTCTAAATACAAGCGGTTCTGTCGACGTACGCACGTTGTGGGTGCGGAGTTGAACCCCAAACTACCTCTGTCCGTGAGAGATCGACTCGTCTCACAGGATCATGACACGACAAATCGAAGGTTCCTTCTTCTGACGGGACCTAAACGAtttgaacaagattttgcGTCGATGCAGAACTGGGTTGGCGAACTTAGCTGTTCATGGCTAAAACTGTTAGCCAGCAGGTTTGGAGATGACAAGCTGCCAAGGTAAACAAGCTTCCCCGGGAAACTCTTATCATATGAAGCATCTTGGCAAGCTAACACGGGAATTATCCTTGCTAGATTGTTGGAGCAAACGACAAGGATCAGCCCCAAAGGCTTGACTTCGATTCCCAACTATATCGGATTCCTAGCTCTCCGGCAGTTCTGGGCCCAGACGATAGTCCCAATTCTAATCATGGAGAAGCGATTTTGTGGATTAGGTACGCAGTATATATAAACGACGTTTTCGCAATTCAAGGGTTTCACTAACCTGTCGAAGGATTTCACGTCAACTATTTCATAGGTCGTTCTGAGCCAGACGACCAGGCAGGTTCCAGGAATTGCCCGAAAATCCTGGATCACCCGTTCGCTGGCAACTGACAAAAGTAACGGCCAAAGAGCTGTTGTCGTCAACAAATGTTGAGCCGCATATTGTAATATCAGGGAATAGCCTGAATGGTACCTACGATGACTATATGAGAATTAAGTCTCCGGCTCATGTCCATGATGATGATCAATGCCCAGATAACTTCGAGCATTGTCAAATAATCAAGGCCGTGAATATGGATCGAATCGCGTTAGCAATATTTGCCGAGCATAAGCATTATTCGTTCGAGCTCACAGGTGAAGATGGCCGGATTGGGGAGGCGGAGGTTGTAGGAAAGTTCGTGGAGGAGGCAGATCCGTGGTTGAGAGGGGATTGGGAGAAGCGCAAGTATGAAGCATTCGATTTGGGCACCGGTTTCTCGCTGAAGACAATTATGTGGCAGCATGTAGTGCTTGAGACTGTTGGAAGAGCGGCGGCACTCATGGAAGCCAACCTGGAGACAATTCCCCTTGGGGCTCCAGTCTCCATTTGAATGCGGTTGGCGCGGGGGTGTATATTCTCTGTAAGAACAAAGAAAGGTGGCGAGTAGGATAAATGAATGAGTACTCCATACGAGATAGAAGAATAGCTTGTTCACAATTTGATTTCTGTTGTTGGGGCCATGCGTCGCGAATTGCAAGATCAGGATGAACTATGGCAAAGTCAGCAAGAAGAATCCAACCTCTGATCCGAACAAACATATATATACAGCCAAGCTTACAGTCTTGCCCCAAAAAAATACAGCGAAGATTCTCACAACAGGCATGTTTGGCCGTATTGCGCTAACCGGGGCTGTCCGCGTGCGCGGCGTACGATACGGCGGCCTCCCGCCTCGGCCGTACTCGGCCGCGTACCACGGTCAGAAAGTTAGTATTTTAGTCACAGGTCGCCCAAATTGAAAATCGCAAGCTTGCTTTTGTCAAGCAGCAGTGTACTGTTCAAAGTCTATTGATTTCACTTGTTGTTCGTTGATGGACAAGATGGCAACCGCAATGGATGTGGGCCAGGAGGAGAAACAGGTCGGCTCCCCGATCAGCGAAACAAACTCCGCTTCCGAGAGCACGGAATCACCACCAGAGGCTCCCAAGTATGTACCGCCAAACGGTGGAATTCGTGCCTGGCTGTGTGTCCTGGGTGGATTCTGCTGTCAGTTCTGTTCATTTGGGTTTTTGAATGCGTATGTCTCAAAAATCCGGCATGGGCCAGTATGTATTGATAAGAAAGCCGGCGATTGGCTGACAACGACGAGAATTCTAGATGCGGGATCTTTCAACTCTACTACGAAACGGATATTCTGTCCAATCATACATCGTCAGCAATATCATGGATTGTCACCATTCAGATCTTCTTGATGTTTTCTCTTGGCCCCATCGTGGGGGTGCTCGTTGATATTTTGGGACCGAGGAAATTGATCTTTCCTGCGTCGATTCTCGCTCTCTTTGGCATATTTATGCTCAGCTTGTGCAACAAGTATTGGCAGATTATGCTTGCGCAGGGAATTGTTTACGGTATTGGTGCGGCGGCGACATTCCTACCGCCACTAATCGCTGTTGGGCAATGGTTCTCCACGAAACGAGGACTAGCAACGGGTCTGGTTGCGAGTGGAAGCAGCCTTGGTGGGTGCTACCTTGGTGCTTATCGTAGAAACGTGCCGAGCAACCTAGACTAACGCATATGCACGGTTATTATATAGGAGGTATCATCTTCCCTATCGTGGTTTCAAGATTGATAGCCCAAGTGGGATTCGCTTCCGCTCTTCGCTGGACTGGATTGCTCATGGCATGTGTATTGGTCATTGGAAACCTCTGCATTTCCGGTCCGATTCCACCCAAAGGCAAATCGGATCGAAAATTAGCAGGGGCGAAGGCTTTTAAAAGCTTAGCATGGATCCTATATTCCTCGGGCTGCTTTTTGATGATGTATGTTAAACCTTTCCCGCTTCTCAACCTAAAAGCCGGCTGATAGGTCGATATAGGTGGGGATTGTTCGCGCCCATCAATTACTTACCTCTGATGGCACTCAAGGCCGGAGCTTCGAAGATGCTGTCAACGTACACGATCTCCATCGCCAAGTAAGTATCCAGCTTCTCTCTCCAAAGGaacagaaaaagagagagaaaagaagacctAACTGAGGCCACTCTTTTCTGTAACAGTGCAGCATCATTCTTCGGGAGAATTATCCCGGGTGCTATTTCTGATCGCGTGGGCCAGCTAAACGTGATGATCTCAGTTGCGTTCCTATCAGGCATTTCCATCCTCGCATTCTGGCTCCCGGTATATTTCCACCCGACGAACGCGGCAATCATCGCCTTTGGCGTTGTTTACGGTATGGCCAGTGGGGGGTTTGTCAGCCTCATGTCGCCGTGTGTGGTGACGCTCTGTGACGGTAAATCCGAAGAGCTGGGCCCCAAACTGGGTGCATTCATGTTTGTGATTGCAATAGCGTAAGATTGACCCCTTCCCTCCACCATCACGCGCTTTGAACGAGAAAGCTAACCAATGGCGTGTCGCTGCAGGTCGTTGACAGGATTACCCATCAGCGGTGCGATCAAGGATGCCTCGCATAACAAGTCCGACTTCCAGGGCTTGATATGCTTTTCAGGGGTAGTGATGATTGTAGGGGGTTTCCTCGTCAGCATGGCGAGAATTCGCAAGGGGGGAATGAAGATGGTCAAAATATAGTCCGACTTCGCTTGCTGGTGGCTAAATTTCTTCAGATTGTATTAATATCGAGCAATAGACGAGATAATAACGGACAATATTATCTCATTCGGAGACCATGGGTAGTCAAAGCGATGGTGATCGTAGAGCTAGCACAAGGTGGACAACTGAAAAGAAGGAGTTGACGAAGCTGGCTGGGGCTCGTGGATGTGATGTCGTTCGCGAGTGGGGCAGATCAACAGTGGCTTTTCCGAACACAACGCATCTTCTCTCGAACCACGC is a genomic window of Coccidioides posadasii str. Silveira chromosome 3, complete sequence containing:
- a CDS encoding uncharacterized protein (EggNog:ENOG410PP1R~COG:S) gives rise to the protein MRVKNKKDRLWTEITKDLVAKKAIEKAGYDYEETEDIYYVFSYLRYDDVAHLVRISEDCRRAQRERIRDFQTERAVKSQPPALPATTQHPTTVLVDRTTREVEEEFYSDDDVITGPGRRGYRGRKW
- a CDS encoding uncharacterized protein (EggNog:ENOG410PI9D~COG:K), with the translated sequence MTNADICTVCRIREPNNARQDKPKRRLHIETAAELKRTGCQDERTAVVSVKWPISEIWLLPNELSRHASDVAGEKSAAGVKGPIARTVSATDTNGHDELRNRVSQLESLVSKLVAHCGGLAAVSSTNTPPESETLPSGSRDVSEGVISDLGDLLIIDSEPRHMVGSYWRKLAAQHRDLELHLEGHDQDDGVDATCETTTPGLTPSFLFAPPDPNFQPRDCLPEFQGAERLYAIFRSRVDPITRIIHKPTFETDMRAYYFNPAKLGTSPSESQQEDWKNTRTAAAFEALLFAVFYGALNSLSEEEFLQFSQVNNYVGDLNDDVLRSIVQDERQTKHSYLRIFSFALEQSLLRSQILEKPTLNSVTACCLFLFVSCAEADVPSLYALTGVLMRVSRTLALHMDPEALVLIAGKNRRQGNHTPAIMGPIDVERRRRLWHLILHLDLMVSEAHGVDPEPLPLESWPKNVGTALPTNLDDTEIFAGNALLDQSPELAEDRGRVTEMTMQLVRFNTSLCLRRLTSLKVEDIRAESKDAQSTVAPRMEAIIEEMVQRNEKSHLRYCIKDEGFQKYTLVLGKLTEYKVRLLFYHRFLKETEPSRDDRSWNSARQQAMSSAVNLINMYQTALADPLVHQFEWHTRRHSQFHAMLHILNELSTTDIAQLDTETQTLCMQAWAAIDNVAMEPARPSKSGTVEEKLWTFLQCLRTRVRARLSIGTVFDNNAMPESLSIPDLDMTNAFNALSAYQNMDFGSSMDFLDIF
- a CDS encoding uncharacterized protein (EggNog:ENOG410PG8F~COG:Q); amino-acid sequence: MEARKTGKSCPAEVMYQGVEAGELTLDTYMQSLDEILFTNIDVTSAMMGYALISVAKNLEVQESLRSEILTVGKSAAEIAEYTRKEDTILHKTYLEVLRNNPPTWYSLPELTAIDKRIGGYLIPAGTAVVLDLQRLNKDSPVWQPDGSEFRPGRWDSISAVAARYSLHGYGMGPRKCLGKNFANIIIKLLLVATLEEFTLSAGTDETKLRKDRFTRTPDDVVSFQLRRSGSK
- a CDS encoding uncharacterized protein (EggNog:ENOG410PG8F~COG:Q), whose product is MAGDTRFRRFLNGKDMSEEGSVKFGQDPFMVKNGRRMELVISTPEQVTDFLAKDKTDHMKRSDCNLGDYFVRTLGSCVGVKSGEKWRTARHHLEPHFSFPTAASMLSNCREMILNWAQNLADDPMVTSKTRNGFDFDAVSTCRQLPFRMIALALYKDMLTEDMFENYGH
- a CDS encoding uncharacterized protein (EggNog:ENOG410PR5Q), whose product is MATALFPVGKHSRLTTVTNHKACYVPSLLADMVCAASDARDALDLFLSLYNDDDGNVSTTGYMAFDAHVGDTSCQLRASMIMMLLQHLRKEPTNSLFRTMVSLLIGQLEDLIKMAKNTCRRLTKVGESPESLGLSKSGESRQSLLEKLGWQEPVMLGQDGFSSYIAELSQVSRKPTPLVGHESPQISWQFRRHNVTIGVTISMPGQKCPPYRSKSRPIAEKMTPGSPENWDPSNFSQVVRLIVYSYMLSKYKRFCRRTHVVGAELNPKLPLSVRDRLVSQDHDTTNRRFLLLTGPKRFEQDFASMQNWVGELSCSWLKLLASRFGDDKLPRLLEQTTRISPKGLTSIPNYIGFLALRQFWAQTIVPILIMEKRFCGLGNSLNGTYDDYMRIKSPAHVHDDDQCPDNFEHCQIIKAVNMDRIALAIFAEHKHYSFELTGEDGRIGEAEVVGKFVEEADPWLRGDWEKRKYEAFDLGTGFSLKTIMWQHVVLETVGRAAALMEANLETIPLGAPVSI
- a CDS encoding uncharacterized protein (EggNog:ENOG410JZM7~COG:G~TransMembrane:12 (i46-74o86-109i121-141o147-168i175-194o206-229i250-272o284-303i315-336o342-368i380-399o411-434i)), which produces MATAMDVGQEEKQVGSPISETNSASESTESPPEAPKYVPPNGGIRAWLCVLGGFCCQFCSFGFLNACGIFQLYYETDILSNHTSSAISWIVTIQIFLMFSLGPIVGVLVDILGPRKLIFPASILALFGIFMLSLCNKYWQIMLAQGIVYGIGAAATFLPPLIAVGQWFSTKRGLATGLVASGSSLGGIIFPIVVSRLIAQVGFASALRWTGLLMACVLVIGNLCISGPIPPKGKSDRKLAGAKAFKSLAWILYSSGCFLMMWGLFAPINYLPLMALKAGASKMLSTYTISIANAASFFGRIIPGAISDRVGQLNVMISVAFLSGISILAFWLPVYFHPTNAAIIAFGVVYGMASGGFVSLMSPCVVTLCDGKSEELGPKLGAFMFVIAIASLTGLPISGAIKDASHNKSDFQGLICFSGVVMIVGGFLVSMARIRKGGMKMVKI